In one Mucilaginibacter ginsenosidivorax genomic region, the following are encoded:
- a CDS encoding TonB-dependent receptor has translation MRKHLLLLLLLTGFTFLINRNAAAQGVTTASINGIVTDAKGAIPGATVTITHVPTGTVYATVSRSDGRFNIPNLRVGGPYTFKVSFIGYKTYQQDNITLSIGQDQKLSAALEDNTATLGEVKITASGSKVINSSRTGARETISRQQIESLPTINRSLSDFTKLTPSANGLSFGGRSSGYNNITVDGALFNNSFGLSGTLGGQTSSQPISLDAIDQIQVDIAPYDVRQGNFTGAGVNTVVKSGTNEFKGTVYDYIRSTGLTGYHAGVTDIVKTPFNYHQDGLSIGGPIIKNKLFFFLSGEQERISNPATAYVAATPGVSGATVSQADAATLNSISDYLKSKYSYDPGAYQGYSYTTHSDKITVKLDWNINKNNTLSAKYFYLKSYKDQPASNSGITGISNTTRAPGVTTLPFYGSGYRINNNFNIGIIELDTRISNSFSNRLTAGYSALRDYRASLGGAAIPMVDIGNGVYDPSTGKETTASAVTTSFGYELFTAGNLLSTNILQFSDDLTYYAGKHEVTVGITGQAQRYTNGFAPNYNGLYTYNSAYDFLNGLPATQYSTRNSALPDGSFPYAKINASIYSAYIQDKWHVTDNLRVTYGLRADYDVFPTTLQQNANVPPLTFQGGTHVDPSVLPKNRVQLSPRLGFNYDVFGDGTTQLRGGTGLFAGTVPFVWVSNQASNNGVLFGSYTVNKSATPNDPRLIFNPDVNANRPAAGAGVANTSYELDVANPKLKYPKIWRSNLAIDQRLPGGIIATIEGSYTKDVNAIYHQNLVLSDGYSTLAGPEGQIRYDSKNTTPAAAAATAANPSITGLYYMTNTSKGYSYFVTAQLQKSFSNGLYANVAYTHTGSKDVNDGGSTASTIWSTRYVAGNPNADNLSNSSYVQPNRVIASFSYKHEYFKHAATTIGLIFEAANNGAVSYITSGDPNGDGATNDLMFIPKNKGDIILVPNDAKDLRTADQLWSQLNNFINQDPYLSKHRGEYAQRNGAILPTFKRADLHIAQDFFVTAGKVKNTIEISLDIINIGNLLNRNWGVYQNSFTGFSNGSSTVTKYIGAVTNAAGQKQATYSFPYLDATNLVPLQSSYKADISQASRWQAQLGLRYIFN, from the coding sequence ATGAGGAAGCATTTACTTCTTTTATTATTATTAACCGGTTTTACATTCCTTATTAACAGGAATGCGGCTGCCCAGGGGGTTACCACCGCCAGCATTAACGGTATCGTTACCGATGCTAAAGGTGCCATCCCGGGTGCTACGGTAACCATTACACACGTGCCAACCGGTACAGTGTATGCAACTGTTAGCCGTTCAGACGGCCGGTTTAACATCCCCAACTTAAGGGTTGGCGGTCCGTACACCTTTAAAGTAAGCTTTATTGGTTACAAAACTTACCAGCAGGATAACATTACATTATCTATCGGCCAGGATCAAAAGCTTTCTGCCGCGCTTGAGGATAATACAGCTACTTTGGGCGAAGTAAAGATAACAGCTTCCGGTAGTAAAGTAATTAACTCTTCACGTACCGGCGCCCGCGAAACTATCAGCCGTCAGCAAATTGAAAGTTTGCCTACTATTAACCGTTCTTTATCTGACTTCACTAAATTGACTCCATCTGCAAACGGTTTAAGCTTTGGCGGCCGTAGCAGCGGTTACAACAACATCACTGTTGACGGTGCGTTGTTTAACAACTCATTTGGTTTATCAGGTACTTTGGGTGGCCAAACAAGTTCACAGCCTATTTCATTAGATGCGATTGACCAAATCCAGGTTGATATTGCACCTTATGACGTTCGTCAGGGTAACTTTACCGGTGCAGGTGTTAACACTGTAGTAAAATCAGGTACCAACGAATTTAAAGGTACAGTTTATGATTACATCCGCAGCACCGGCCTTACCGGTTACCATGCAGGTGTTACTGATATTGTTAAAACACCTTTTAACTATCACCAGGATGGTTTAAGCATTGGTGGTCCAATCATCAAGAATAAATTATTCTTCTTTTTATCAGGCGAGCAGGAACGCATCAGCAATCCGGCTACTGCATACGTAGCTGCAACCCCAGGGGTAAGCGGTGCTACCGTGTCACAAGCTGATGCTGCAACCTTAAACTCAATTTCTGATTACCTGAAATCAAAATATAGCTATGATCCGGGTGCTTACCAGGGCTACAGCTATACTACGCATAGCGACAAGATTACCGTTAAGTTAGATTGGAACATCAATAAAAATAACACTTTAAGTGCTAAGTATTTTTATTTGAAATCATATAAAGATCAGCCTGCAAGTAACTCAGGTATCACAGGTATCAGCAATACTACCCGTGCACCAGGTGTTACTACGCTGCCATTCTATGGTTCAGGTTACCGCATCAATAATAACTTTAACATTGGTATTATCGAGTTGGATACCCGTATCAGCAATTCATTCTCAAATAGGTTAACTGCCGGCTACTCTGCCCTGCGCGATTATCGTGCGTCATTAGGCGGTGCCGCTATACCAATGGTTGATATTGGTAATGGTGTTTACGATCCATCTACAGGTAAAGAAACTACTGCGTCGGCTGTTACAACCAGCTTTGGTTATGAGTTGTTTACTGCAGGTAACTTGTTAAGCACAAACATCCTTCAGTTTTCTGATGATTTAACTTACTACGCAGGTAAACACGAGGTTACTGTGGGTATCACAGGCCAGGCACAACGCTACACAAACGGTTTTGCGCCAAACTATAATGGCTTATATACTTACAACTCTGCTTACGATTTCCTGAATGGCTTACCGGCTACTCAGTATTCAACACGTAACTCTGCATTGCCAGATGGTTCATTCCCTTATGCTAAAATCAACGCTTCTATTTATAGCGCGTACATACAGGATAAATGGCATGTTACTGATAACTTAAGGGTAACTTACGGCTTACGTGCTGATTATGACGTATTCCCAACAACATTGCAGCAAAACGCAAATGTACCTCCTTTAACATTCCAGGGTGGTACGCATGTTGATCCATCGGTATTACCTAAAAACAGGGTGCAATTATCACCACGTTTAGGCTTTAACTACGATGTGTTTGGCGATGGTACTACACAACTACGTGGTGGTACAGGCTTATTTGCCGGTACAGTTCCATTTGTATGGGTATCTAACCAGGCATCAAACAACGGTGTGTTATTTGGTTCGTATACTGTTAACAAAAGTGCAACTCCAAACGATCCCCGTTTAATATTTAACCCTGATGTTAATGCTAACCGCCCGGCTGCCGGTGCTGGTGTTGCTAATACATCATACGAGTTAGATGTTGCCAACCCTAAATTGAAGTATCCTAAAATCTGGAGGTCGAACTTAGCTATTGATCAAAGATTGCCAGGTGGTATCATTGCTACAATAGAAGGTTCATACACCAAAGATGTTAACGCTATTTACCACCAAAACCTGGTACTATCTGATGGTTATTCAACATTAGCTGGTCCGGAAGGTCAAATCCGTTACGATTCAAAAAATACAACTCCTGCCGCTGCTGCTGCAACTGCTGCAAACCCATCTATCACCGGTTTGTATTACATGACCAACACCAGCAAAGGCTATTCATACTTTGTTACTGCCCAATTACAAAAAAGCTTCAGCAATGGTTTGTATGCTAACGTAGCTTACACCCATACAGGTTCAAAAGATGTTAACGATGGTGGTTCAACCGCATCAACTATCTGGAGCACCCGTTACGTAGCAGGTAATCCAAATGCCGATAACCTTTCAAATAGCTCATATGTACAACCAAACAGGGTAATTGCTTCATTCTCATACAAACATGAGTACTTTAAACATGCTGCAACAACCATTGGTTTAATATTTGAAGCTGCTAATAATGGTGCCGTATCATACATTACCTCGGGCGATCCAAACGGTGATGGTGCTACCAACGATTTAATGTTTATCCCTAAAAACAAAGGTGACATTATCCTGGTGCCAAATGACGCTAAAGATTTACGTACAGCAGATCAGCTTTGGAGCCAGTTAAATAACTTTATTAACCAGGATCCATACCTGAGCAAACACAGAGGTGAATATGCTCAAAGGAACGGTGCTATTTTGCCAACCTTTAAAAGAGCCGATTTACACATTGCACAGGATTTCTTTGTAACTGCAGGTAAAGTGAAAAATACCATTGAAATATCTTTAGATATCATCAACATTGGTAACTTACTTAACCGTAACTGGGGTGTTTATCAAAACTCATTTACCGGTTTCAGCAATGGATCATCAACTGTTACCAAATACATAGGTGCTGTTACCAATGCAGCAGGTCAAAAACAAGCTACATATTCATTCCCGTATCTTGATGCAACTAACTTAGTGCCATTGCAATCATCATACAAAGCCGATATCAGCCAGGCTTCACGCTGGCAGGCCCAGTTAGGTTTACGTTATATATTTAACTAA
- a CDS encoding sterol desaturase family protein, whose protein sequence is MLRFLSAESPFSLWGIFLAENLLVTAMALAFGYLVLKLNRRPVQTASRNEVLICLLTNLINTAITYAGFWLWQHGYIVMSFAINWLILVDFVVLFLLMDLAMFIFHYAIHHSVIYKAVHRFHHHYTDPIPIDLFVLHPVETVGFGSLWLIIIAMFNFNFYAVIIYLTVNVFFGIMGHLGIEPVPAQIRKAIPFRYLGTSSFHHDHHLNIHYNYGFYTTIWDKLFKTYKS, encoded by the coding sequence ATGCTCAGGTTTCTATCAGCAGAGTCGCCATTTAGTTTATGGGGCATATTTTTGGCCGAAAACCTGCTGGTTACCGCAATGGCCCTGGCCTTTGGTTACCTTGTACTCAAACTTAACCGGAGGCCGGTACAAACGGCATCGCGCAATGAGGTATTGATTTGCCTGCTTACCAATTTAATTAATACGGCCATAACCTATGCCGGTTTCTGGCTTTGGCAGCATGGGTATATTGTTATGAGCTTTGCCATCAATTGGCTTATCCTGGTTGATTTTGTGGTTTTATTTTTGCTGATGGACCTGGCGATGTTTATTTTCCATTACGCCATACATCACTCCGTAATTTACAAGGCTGTTCACCGTTTCCATCATCATTATACCGATCCTATCCCCATTGATCTTTTTGTACTACACCCGGTAGAAACTGTTGGCTTTGGATCATTATGGCTTATTATAATCGCGATGTTTAATTTTAATTTTTATGCTGTTATAATTTACCTCACTGTAAACGTATTTTTTGGCATCATGGGGCATCTGGGTATCGAGCCTGTTCCGGCCCAAATCAGGAAAGCAATTCCGTTCAGGTATCTTGGTACATCATCATTCCATCATGATCATCATTTAAACATCCATTATAATTATGGCTTTTACACCACCATATGGGATAAACTGTTTAAAACTTATAAATCTTAG